AGCGGCGACAGAGGCGCAGAGCACGGACAGGGCAGTCAGGAGGATGCGCATAGGTAGCAAAAAGAGCGGCGCCGGGAAAGGCGCCGCTCTCGGTCTCCCTTACTTGAGGATGAGATCCACGGGCGTGACCGCCGTATCTGCCGCAGACATCGGGAACGTGAAGTTCGCCGGGCCGGTCAGGCCGGCATACTTCTCGGCATCATCATCGAAAGCAATGATGTACACGAGATTCACCGTTGCGCCAGCATTGGCGGGAACTGGGGTCGGCGCCGTCACGGTCACGTTGGCAGGCGCGCCGACTATCCCCGCCGTGATGGTGACTTTGCGGTCCGTGGTGTTGGTCACGGGAATCGTGATCTTGAAGGTGGCGCCGGGCCGGACCTGCGCACTGGGGATCTCCAGACTGGCCGCAGGCAGGGTGAACGACACGTTGCTGGCGTAGGTGCCGCTGGCGGTCACGCTGGCGGTGGCCGAGCCGTAGCCGGTGCTGGTGCTGGTGATGGCCGTGGCGGCGGTCGACAGGGCAAAGGTCAGCAGCAGGGCAATGTTCTTGATGTTACGCATGGATCTCCTCTAGGGACACGCTGGGCATGTCGGAGAATGCCCCCTCCGAAAAAGGTGGCTGGATGAAAAGCCGGTCGCACCACTGGCTCCCCTGTCCGAGGTGCCCGATTTACAGGACAGGTTCTTCGCTTCTCTTCGTCTAGAGGGACTCTGAACGAAGCGAGGGCATTCTCAGCGTGTCCGCCACACAGATCTCTTACCTTTCGTCGGACGCGGAGGCGTTAATGCCCTTCATATTTCGTCGAGCCTGCGGTTTCCCGGCAGAGGGTGGGGGAGCGGAAAAGACGCCGGAACACCTGACGCCGGCTCCAGGAGCGGGCGGGTCGGCCAAATGTTCGTAGAGAGCGCTCACCCCGGCCGACAGGTCCGGCGCTCCGCACCGCTTCACGGCCCAAGGCCTCAGATGGGCTTCCCCAAACCCAGGAGATGACCTAATCGGGCCCGGAGTCGAACCCGCCGTAGGGACGCTCTTCTTTCCGGTGGCCTGTACCTGCCCCCGCTGTGCCGGCCCAGGGCCGTCCTCGTCAACCTGCATCTTCTCCGCCCGGACGGATCCGTCCGGTCCGGGTCCCCTTGATGGCGTACATCGCCTGATCTGCGCGCCGCAGGACCTCCTCCGCCTCCCGGTCTTCCGGCCCGACGTGACTGAGGCCGATGCTCACGCCGATGTGCGCCGTATGGCCCAGCACCTCGTACGGCCTGCCGATGACCTGCTCCAGGCGGGCCGCCACGCCCAGCGCCGCGTCTGGCCGCTGGGTCGTCAGCAGGACGGCGAACTCGTCGCCGCCCAGTCGCCCTATCCCGTCCACCGGGCGCAGCGTCTCCCGCAACCGCTCCGCCACGGCCTGGAGCAGCGCGTCGCCTGTCGCATGGCCCCAGGTGTCGTTGACGTGTTTGAAGCCGTCCAGGTCCAGAAACAGCACCGCCACCGGCCCCGACACCGTCAGCGCCGCCGTGAGGCGGGCCAGCCACGCCGGGCGGTTCAGCAGCCCCGTCAGGGCGTCATGAGAGGCCGTGTATTCGAGGTGGGCGTTCATGCGGTGGAGGGTGGCCTCCTGTTCCCGCGTGACGGTCACGTCCCGGTCGACGCACAGCACCAGTTCCCGCTCCCCGATACGCAGCAGGCTCAGGTTCGATTCGATCTGAAGTGTGCGCCCATCCCGGTGGCGGTGCGCGATCGGCAGCCGAACCCCATGCGGCTGTGCGCGCAGCCAGCCGAGGTCTTCCGGCTTGCGCATGGACGTGGGTTCGCCCCGCAGCACGTCCATGGACTGTCCGATCAGCTCGCCCGGCGCGTACCCGTACAGGCGGGCATAGGCCGCGTTGCACTGGACGATGAGACAGGTCCGTCCCGGTCCGGACGGATCGAGCAGCACCACCCCGTCGGCCGAATGCTCGAACAGTGCCCGGAAGAGCGTCTCCTGCCCCTGCAGGGCCTGCCGGGCACGCCGTTCCTCCGTCACGTCGATGCCGGTAGCGACGACCAGTTCGACCTGTCCGTCCGGGTAGGTGCGGAAGGTCGTCGTCCAGCGGATAAAGCGCGGCTCACCCTGCCGGTTCATCCAGTAGTTCTCGTAGGAGCCCGGCTCGCCGTGGGGATTGAGGTGGGCGAAGGCCTCTTCGGCCCGGCGCGCCTCGGTCACGTCGAGGACCAGAGGCCACAGGAGCTGGCCCTGCACGTCGGCTTCCCGGTAGCCGGTGAGGCGTTCACAGGCCCGGTTGAAGCGCAGAATGCGTCCGGTCACGTCGAGGACGATCATGAGTGCGGCGGTCACGTCGAAGGCAAGGGCGGTGACCTCCGGCTGGGGCGCTGGCGCGGCGGGGGAGACCGGCTCGTGGCGCGGAACTGGCATACCGCAGGGTACAGGGTGAGGGGCCCTGCACCGCAATTGAAACGGAACTCTTAACGCCTGGCCTCTGCCTGAGCAGCGCCGATCGGGAAGGTCGAGCCCTATGTTGTCCGCCCGGCAGGGTTCACCAGGGTTCTGGGAAACTCACGGATGCGACATGCCCGGCATGTTCTCCGGCGCCCCGGTCGGCAGGCCCGGCACCGCCACGCCGCGCTGGAGCAGCAGGTGGTCGAGCACCCCGAGTTCGGCGCGCTGGGCCACCACCACGCGGCTGGCGAAGGCCCGGGTTTCGGGTCGGCGCAGGTGCTCAAGGGCGGCCTGCGCCATCGCCACGCCCCCCGCATGATGACGGCGCATCAGCCGCAGGAACTGCGTTTCTGCGGCCCGTACCGGCAGGGTCTCCAGGCTCGCCTCCTGGGCGGGCGTCGCCAGACCCATCGCGGCGCGGTCCATGCCGGCCATCGGCGGCCGCGCGCCGGCCTGAGGGCGATCCCAGGCCATCAGCCAGCCGCTCATCTGGCCGACCTGCGCCTGCTGCGTGAGCATGATGTCCTGCGCGAGGCGCCTGACCTCCGGATCGGCCGCCCGCCTGAACAGCGTGACACTCATGCCCACGGCCTGAAGGTGGTGCGCGCTCATGTCCCGGGCGAAGGTCACCTCTGCACTGGATTCTGCCGGTGGCCGGGGCCAGGCCAGCACCAGGGCGGCCGCCGCCGCCAGCAGGATCAGGCTCCAGGCCAGGACGCGGGTCATGCGGTTTCGCCGTAGCCCCCACTGCACGGCGCGCCGATCTCGGGCGCTTCTCCGCCCTGCTCGTACTTCTGGATGAAGGCCGGGATGCGGGGGTCGCTGGCCGAGGTCAGCGTCAGCTGCTTGTTCCAGGCGCTCAGGACGATGGGAGACGGCTGCGCCTCGTAGGGGGAGAGCAGGGTGTACGGGCGGCCCTGCACCGCCTCCCGGAGTTTAGCCACCTCTCCGGTGTCCAGTCCGGGTTGGTAGGTGATCCACACTGCGCCGTGCTCCAGGCTGTGGACGGCATGTTCGTCGTAGAGGGGCCGGTCGTACACCCCGCAGTTCTGCCAGACCGGGTGGTGTGGCCCGCCGACGGGGGGACGCTGCGCGTAGGTCAACCGCCCGGTCCGGTGGTCGCCCCCGCTGTACTTGAAGGACTGTACGCCCTCGATCTCCGAATTGCCCTGCGCGCAGGCAGTCAGGAGCAGGAGCGCAGGAAGAAGGATTCTGTTCATGCGTTCCGATGCTATCTGCCCGGAGGGGTGCGCCGTTGCCTCTCTCGAAATGTAGCGCTATATTTTGGGTACGAGACACAACTCGTCGGGGCGAGATCCCGGTTTCCCCTGCCCGGTCCGAGAGGGGGGGCAGACATGCAGGCCAGACCGTCAGCCCCAGGCCCGCCACAGCCCGCCGCCCAGCCGTTCTGATTCCCCTCCTGTGAGGTCCGTCATGACACGCCTGTCCATCCTGCGTCTTTTTCCCATCGCCCTGCTGCTGGGTGCCTGTGGGTCGTCGCCTGCGCGCCTCCCGGAGACGGCCGCCGCGCCTTCCCTCACCGCCCAGGCGACGGCCAAGAGCGCCAAGCGCGGCCTGGCCTATGATCTGGCCACCGCCCCCGACCTCGCCGCCCTCGCCCCGGGCGTGAGCTGGTGGTACAACTGGAGCCCGGCCCCGAACGGGGGCGCGCCCCAGAACGCCGCTTCGACCTATGGGATGGATTTCGTGCCGATGGTCTGGAACGG
The genomic region above belongs to Deinococcus gobiensis I-0 and contains:
- a CDS encoding DUF305 domain-containing protein; amino-acid sequence: MTRVLAWSLILLAAAAALVLAWPRPPAESSAEVTFARDMSAHHLQAVGMSVTLFRRAADPEVRRLAQDIMLTQQAQVGQMSGWLMAWDRPQAGARPPMAGMDRAAMGLATPAQEASLETLPVRAAETQFLRLMRRHHAGGVAMAQAALEHLRRPETRAFASRVVVAQRAELGVLDHLLLQRGVAVPGLPTGAPENMPGMSHP
- a CDS encoding DUF3105 domain-containing protein, with amino-acid sequence MNRILLPALLLLTACAQGNSEIEGVQSFKYSGGDHRTGRLTYAQRPPVGGPHHPVWQNCGVYDRPLYDEHAVHSLEHGAVWITYQPGLDTGEVAKLREAVQGRPYTLLSPYEAQPSPIVLSAWNKQLTLTSASDPRIPAFIQKYEQGGEAPEIGAPCSGGYGETA
- a CDS encoding diguanylate cyclase: MPVPRHEPVSPAAPAPQPEVTALAFDVTAALMIVLDVTGRILRFNRACERLTGYREADVQGQLLWPLVLDVTEARRAEEAFAHLNPHGEPGSYENYWMNRQGEPRFIRWTTTFRTYPDGQVELVVATGIDVTEERRARQALQGQETLFRALFEHSADGVVLLDPSGPGRTCLIVQCNAAYARLYGYAPGELIGQSMDVLRGEPTSMRKPEDLGWLRAQPHGVRLPIAHRHRDGRTLQIESNLSLLRIGERELVLCVDRDVTVTREQEATLHRMNAHLEYTASHDALTGLLNRPAWLARLTAALTVSGPVAVLFLDLDGFKHVNDTWGHATGDALLQAVAERLRETLRPVDGIGRLGGDEFAVLLTTQRPDAALGVAARLEQVIGRPYEVLGHTAHIGVSIGLSHVGPEDREAEEVLRRADQAMYAIKGTRTGRIRPGGEDAG